A region from the Ichthyobacterium seriolicida genome encodes:
- the eno gene encoding phosphopyruvate hydratase — protein sequence MSVISKVHARQILDSRGNPTIEVDVVTDNGTIGRYSVPSGASTGQHEAVELRDGGSLYFGKGVKRAIENVNGKISQKLIGVSVFDQSHIDNLMIEMDGTKNKSKLGANAILGVSLAVAKAAAASLNIPLYRYIGGINANTLPVPMMNIINGGSHSDSPIAFQEFMIIPVKSTNFSDSLRMGTDVFHHLKMVLKKRGLTTSVGDEGGFAPKLKGTEDALDTILQAIENAAYVAGEDIMIALDVASSEFYKEGKYDYTIFEGQGARVLTSEEQANYLCDLSLKYPIISIEDGMDENDWHGWKTLTDKIGDRVQLVGDDLFVTNVEKLSEGINSNVANSILIKVNQIGTLSETIKAVNMAKNAGYTSVISHRSGETEDATIADLSVALNAGQIKTGSLSRSDRMAKYNQLLRIEEELGDNSYFPGIKTFKVSERK from the coding sequence ATGAGTGTTATATCAAAGGTTCACGCCAGACAGATCTTAGATTCTAGAGGGAACCCTACAATAGAGGTAGATGTAGTTACAGACAATGGAACTATTGGAAGATATTCAGTTCCTTCGGGGGCTTCCACAGGTCAGCATGAAGCTGTTGAGTTGAGAGATGGAGGAAGTTTATATTTTGGAAAAGGGGTCAAGAGAGCCATTGAGAATGTAAATGGTAAAATATCACAAAAGCTAATTGGCGTTTCCGTTTTTGATCAGTCTCATATAGATAATTTGATGATAGAAATGGATGGGACTAAGAATAAATCTAAGTTAGGAGCTAATGCTATTTTAGGAGTTTCTTTAGCTGTGGCTAAAGCAGCGGCGGCTTCGCTCAATATACCTCTTTATCGTTATATAGGAGGAATAAATGCCAATACTCTTCCCGTGCCTATGATGAATATAATAAATGGAGGTTCTCATTCTGATTCGCCCATAGCTTTTCAAGAGTTTATGATAATACCTGTAAAATCGACTAATTTTAGTGACTCATTACGTATGGGTACCGATGTTTTTCATCATTTAAAAATGGTATTGAAAAAACGAGGATTAACTACTTCTGTTGGTGATGAAGGTGGATTTGCTCCAAAATTGAAAGGGACTGAAGATGCTTTAGATACTATTTTGCAAGCTATAGAAAATGCTGCTTATGTAGCTGGAGAAGATATCATGATAGCATTAGATGTAGCCTCTTCAGAATTCTATAAAGAAGGGAAATACGATTACACTATTTTCGAAGGGCAAGGAGCTAGAGTTTTAACCTCTGAAGAACAAGCCAATTATCTGTGTGATTTATCTTTGAAATATCCTATCATATCAATAGAAGATGGCATGGATGAGAATGATTGGCATGGATGGAAAACACTTACCGACAAAATAGGAGATAGGGTTCAGTTAGTTGGAGATGATCTCTTTGTCACTAATGTCGAAAAGTTAAGTGAAGGGATAAATAGCAATGTAGCTAACTCTATACTTATAAAGGTCAATCAGATAGGAACCTTGTCTGAAACTATCAAAGCTGTAAATATGGCTAAAAATGCAGGATATACTTCTGTCATTAGTCATCGTTCTGGCGAAACAGAGGATGCTACCATAGCTGATTTATCTGTGGCTTTAAATGCAGGTCAGATAAAAACTGGCTCTTTATCCCGTTCAGATAGAATGGCAAAGTACAATCAACTATTAAGAATAGAAGAGGAGTTAGGTGACAACTCATATTTCCCTGGAATAAAAACTTTTAAAGTAAGTGAAAGAAAATAG
- a CDS encoding DUF6787 family protein, which translates to MKENSMINRLKERWKVNSNWELFKILLVFSVTGSSSVYVKKLAFELLGISSDASLYIRFLMWILIVFPAYQVLLIFYGFIFGMFDFFLEFEKKMFSKLGFKFSKKKG; encoded by the coding sequence GTGAAAGAAAATAGCATGATCAATAGATTGAAAGAGAGATGGAAAGTTAACAGCAATTGGGAATTATTTAAAATACTCTTGGTGTTTTCCGTCACTGGCTCTTCTTCAGTTTATGTAAAGAAACTGGCATTTGAGTTATTAGGCATAAGTTCAGATGCCTCCTTGTATATCAGGTTTTTGATGTGGATTTTAATAGTATTTCCAGCTTATCAAGTGCTTTTGATTTTCTATGGTTTTATCTTTGGAATGTTCGATTTTTTCCTAGAGTTTGAAAAAAAAATGTTCAGCAAATTAGGATTTAAATTTTCTAAAAAGAAGGGCTAA
- a CDS encoding AAA family ATPase — protein sequence MASTSKIEKGPIDYLWEWANENGYWSKSLVKMVVSTESNLTESDRKSVFDKYLGSIGVKETTATNSITKPSYSPTNHRITLESLSSIRGVNRLAENQTLKFSPNITIVYGQNGTGKTGYVRILKSLGFSYESRSKIFSDISEEQIPQSGKISYKLGEEDKTTKWNGIDSNSELEGISVFNNNCVNITLTSVRELIVTPIGFHLFNIVTKELDVLLKMLDTEIENCTVSLEWAEKLNEGTEQHSFINKILSHNIDKKLFYESKIKTLKELSKWDSLEDQAKLDQQEEELKGLNKELLLHKSKLLDDQITELNEIKSRVEAISSLLTKELWESFLKQEECIQGLRATSKSKIEDVAKENEVKFYKSEQFNSFIKVAEEYIKLLDKESYPKEGDECVYCKQPLQTEKSIELLNNYRRLLNSDTESKLLKAKESLDLLKKEVSNIQTDYVFHQKSFGETDKGTPVQPEEIILYSKNLELIKSRMLGNTPSKDLDFEIDYNSILQLLLDRIRDLSEEKEDIDKKALNPQEEENKIKKLIKELKDRKLLSEKKEEVVRALDSHKMRDLLYSNRSSFFTTKISKKATKARRALLAKNFEGIFQGELKKLKKSHLPIELNFGTEKGKTKIKQSMHNNFSLLDVLSEGEQKAIALAEFLTELQLDPTNAPVVFDDPVNSFDHIIIDDFAERLVELSSDRQIVVFTHSILLYNKFLDIKLEATTAIQLYNVTQQYGKTGVLSEGEELNSVGSYIKKVKLLIDGSEKDRREEQVSAEGYGHLRSAVELCIEHEVLKGTVERYKRNISLGKFLRIDGDLINNNKRELIKIFKTCCKYIDGHSNPAIIDQAPTLTQLKKDFEDFKEIRKKFK from the coding sequence ATGGCTTCAACATCAAAAATTGAGAAAGGACCTATCGATTATCTTTGGGAATGGGCAAACGAAAATGGATATTGGAGCAAATCTTTAGTTAAGATGGTTGTATCAACCGAATCCAACCTTACAGAATCAGATAGGAAATCAGTCTTTGATAAGTATCTTGGTTCTATTGGTGTCAAGGAAACTACTGCTACCAATTCAATAACCAAACCTTCCTACTCACCAACCAATCATAGAATTACTCTTGAATCATTATCAAGCATTAGAGGTGTTAATCGCTTAGCTGAAAATCAAACTTTAAAATTTAGCCCTAACATAACGATAGTCTACGGACAAAATGGTACGGGGAAAACTGGATATGTGAGAATTCTAAAGTCACTTGGATTTAGCTATGAAAGTAGATCTAAAATTTTCTCTGATATCTCCGAAGAGCAAATCCCTCAAAGTGGCAAGATAAGTTATAAGTTAGGTGAAGAAGATAAAACAACTAAATGGAATGGTATCGATTCAAATTCAGAATTAGAGGGTATATCTGTATTCAATAATAACTGTGTTAACATTACTCTTACAAGCGTTAGGGAATTAATTGTCACACCAATTGGCTTCCATCTTTTTAACATAGTTACTAAGGAATTGGATGTTCTGCTTAAAATGTTGGATACGGAAATTGAAAACTGTACTGTAAGCTTGGAATGGGCAGAAAAACTTAACGAAGGGACTGAACAACATTCCTTTATCAATAAAATACTATCTCATAATATCGATAAAAAGCTATTTTATGAGTCTAAAATAAAAACCCTTAAAGAATTGTCTAAATGGGATTCTCTTGAGGATCAAGCAAAACTTGACCAGCAAGAGGAAGAATTAAAAGGACTTAATAAAGAATTGTTATTACATAAGTCTAAACTTTTAGACGACCAAATTACCGAACTAAACGAGATAAAATCTAGAGTTGAAGCAATATCGTCTTTATTAACTAAAGAACTTTGGGAATCTTTCTTAAAACAGGAAGAGTGCATCCAAGGGCTTAGAGCTACTAGCAAATCTAAAATTGAAGATGTAGCTAAAGAAAATGAAGTGAAGTTTTACAAATCAGAACAATTTAATTCATTCATAAAGGTAGCGGAGGAATACATCAAACTACTAGATAAGGAAAGCTATCCAAAAGAAGGTGATGAATGTGTTTATTGCAAACAACCATTGCAAACAGAAAAATCTATTGAATTACTTAATAACTACAGAAGGTTATTAAATTCGGACACTGAATCGAAACTATTAAAAGCTAAGGAAAGCCTTGACTTACTGAAAAAGGAAGTAAGTAACATTCAAACTGACTATGTGTTTCATCAAAAAAGTTTTGGTGAAACTGATAAGGGTACACCAGTCCAACCAGAGGAAATAATTTTATACAGCAAAAATCTGGAATTAATTAAATCTAGGATGTTAGGGAATACCCCATCCAAGGATTTGGATTTCGAGATTGACTATAACTCGATATTACAATTGCTCTTAGATAGAATTCGTGATCTCTCAGAGGAAAAGGAAGATATTGATAAGAAGGCATTAAATCCTCAAGAGGAAGAGAACAAAATAAAGAAGTTAATTAAGGAGTTAAAGGACCGCAAACTTTTAAGTGAAAAGAAAGAAGAGGTAGTTCGGGCTTTAGATAGTCATAAAATGAGGGACCTGTTATATTCAAATAGATCTAGTTTCTTTACAACAAAAATAAGTAAGAAAGCAACCAAGGCCAGAAGAGCCTTGTTAGCTAAAAATTTTGAGGGTATCTTTCAGGGAGAACTCAAAAAGCTTAAAAAATCTCACCTTCCCATTGAGTTAAATTTTGGTACCGAAAAAGGGAAAACAAAGATCAAGCAAAGTATGCATAATAACTTCTCTTTGCTTGATGTATTGAGCGAGGGAGAACAGAAAGCAATAGCATTAGCTGAGTTCTTAACCGAACTTCAATTAGACCCTACTAATGCTCCTGTTGTTTTTGATGACCCTGTAAACAGTTTTGACCATATAATAATAGACGACTTTGCAGAAAGACTGGTTGAGTTGTCGTCAGATAGACAAATTGTTGTCTTTACGCATTCTATTTTACTGTATAACAAATTCTTAGATATTAAGCTAGAGGCAACTACTGCAATTCAACTATACAATGTAACGCAACAATATGGTAAGACAGGTGTGTTATCCGAAGGTGAAGAGTTAAACAGTGTAGGTAGTTATATCAAAAAGGTTAAACTATTAATTGACGGTAGTGAAAAAGACAGGCGAGAGGAACAGGTGTCAGCAGAAGGATATGGACATCTAAGGTCAGCAGTTGAATTATGTATTGAACACGAAGTACTTAAAGGAACAGTTGAACGATATAAAAGGAATATATCGCTAGGTAAATTTTTGAGGATAGACGGGGATTTGATTAATAATAACAAAAGAGAGTTAATTAAAATTTTTAAAACTTGTTGCAAATATATTGATGGACATAGTAATCCAGCAATTATTGACCAAGCCCCCACTTTAACTCAATTAAAAAAGGATTTTGAAGACTTTAAGGAAATTAGAAAAAAATTTAAGTAG
- a CDS encoding CusA/CzcA family heavy metal efflux RND transporter, which yields MFNNIIAYSVKNKFIISVLVLGLVIWGVFSLKQLPIDAVPDITNNQVQIITVTPTLATQEVEQFITTPIELSLQALQKVTEIRSISRFGLSVITVVFDEKYDVYLARQLVGECLKKSEEELPKGLGAPEIAPISTGLGEIYQYVLRQSTDSTSEKRYSSTELRSIQDWIVKRQLLGIEGVAEVNSMGGFVKQYEISINPHILQSANISIIDILEALEDSNENTGGAYIEKTSNAYYIRSQGVLKSIRDIENTVITVRNDIPILIKNIATVNYGEAPRYGALVRDGQEVVGGKVMMFKGANASKVTSSIKERVEEIQKSLPKGVVIEPYLVRDTLVKTAIGTVKKNLIEGSLIVIFILVLLLGNWKAGLIVASIIPLSMLFAIAMMNLLGISANLMSLGAIDFGLVVDGSVIIVESIIHRMNVKHIGKRLTQSQMDDEVIKSSQKIRTSATFGEIIILIVYIPILALVGIEGKMFKPMAQTVMLAISGALILSLTYVPMMASVFLSKDIKDKKTIADKIMNFCYRMYTPVLDKAMEFKSLFIGGVVFLFFISLFVFSRMGSEFIPTLEEGDLALQQIIPPGSSLSQSIDITKRIQKKLLEDIPEIKEIVSNIGSAEIPTDPMPVEIADYIIIMQEDWLSNISRKEMFEKIEMSIKDFPGVDYEFSQPIQLRFNELMTGTKADIAIKLFGDDLEILHKKASEAEQIISAIEGVGTVNVEQTIGMPQIIISFDYEKMAQYGLHVKDVNKIIRSSFAGEKAGVVYEGEKKFDMVVRLDKNYRANLEDIDNLFIPLKNGRQVSLGNIASVDLIDAPMQISRENTNRRIVIGVNVGNTDIQTLVNKIKSELDKNISLPVGYYFRYGGQFENLREANERLAITLPIALGLILILLYLTFNSISQAFLIFTSIPLSAIGGIYALLIRDLPFSVSAGIGFIALFGVSVLNGIVLIGYFNQLKREGVTDINQRISIGTKTRLRPVLMTAIVASLGFLPMAISTSGGAEVQRPLATVVIGGLISATFLTLVVLPILYFWLENRKKSKNNVTFFKNPLLILFLFLMCGFQVKSQTVEISLDDAVDMAVKNHPSIEIINLEITKTESLSNLNYNLGTTDISYEGDNVFNENDRRAHQISITQNFPNLGITTAHNTLQREIAAKSLYEKEITENELKRMVKKLYMSIQYKKGLKKIYTDLSKVYEDYFNKSKSKLSAGNINAIEKLIIESKFKEYLLMTNQIDIEISSLEEEFRFLLNTEDPISTKGELDVLEYNIKDTESSALLKRSKQNIAVETARADLLKNKLLPNLSIGYSAINSNGVEWSNGIRLGINIPIFNNIERRNIDAKITDIAIASELHNLNETCVKEDILKAQRDIMIYKKGIEFYEKQMKTINSEIIKMSNLNYETGNISYIELLNSIDLAISNNCKYLKQILEYNNAVADYQFITNQ from the coding sequence ATGTTTAATAATATAATAGCTTATTCGGTTAAGAATAAGTTTATAATATCAGTTCTAGTACTAGGACTGGTGATTTGGGGTGTATTTTCTCTAAAACAATTACCTATTGATGCTGTTCCCGATATAACGAATAATCAGGTTCAGATAATCACTGTGACTCCAACATTAGCCACACAAGAGGTAGAACAATTTATAACTACGCCCATAGAGCTATCCCTCCAAGCTCTTCAAAAGGTCACAGAAATAAGATCTATTTCTCGTTTTGGTCTATCTGTTATAACTGTGGTCTTCGATGAAAAATATGACGTATATCTAGCCAGACAGTTAGTAGGAGAGTGTTTAAAAAAATCTGAAGAAGAACTTCCAAAGGGATTAGGCGCTCCCGAAATAGCTCCTATCTCAACGGGATTGGGAGAGATATATCAATACGTATTAAGGCAGAGTACCGACTCTACATCTGAAAAGAGATATTCATCTACAGAATTGAGATCCATACAAGATTGGATTGTAAAAAGACAATTATTAGGTATTGAAGGTGTAGCAGAAGTCAATTCAATGGGTGGATTCGTAAAGCAATACGAGATATCTATCAATCCACATATATTGCAATCCGCAAATATCAGTATCATAGATATATTAGAAGCTCTAGAAGACAGTAATGAAAACACTGGTGGAGCTTATATAGAGAAAACATCCAATGCGTATTATATACGTTCCCAAGGGGTTTTAAAATCTATAAGAGATATTGAAAATACTGTTATTACAGTTAGAAATGATATCCCCATACTAATAAAAAATATCGCCACTGTAAATTATGGTGAAGCTCCTAGATATGGAGCCCTAGTAAGGGATGGACAAGAAGTTGTAGGAGGTAAAGTCATGATGTTTAAAGGTGCAAACGCTTCTAAAGTTACGAGTTCCATAAAAGAAAGAGTAGAAGAAATTCAAAAGTCATTACCTAAAGGGGTGGTAATCGAACCTTATCTAGTAAGAGATACACTGGTGAAAACTGCTATTGGCACAGTTAAAAAAAATCTAATTGAAGGGAGCTTAATAGTGATTTTTATACTAGTTCTACTATTGGGAAATTGGAAAGCAGGATTAATAGTGGCCTCTATAATCCCTTTATCTATGTTATTTGCTATAGCTATGATGAACCTCTTAGGCATTTCAGCTAATTTGATGAGTTTAGGAGCTATAGACTTTGGATTAGTAGTAGATGGAAGTGTAATAATAGTAGAGAGCATAATCCACAGGATGAATGTAAAACACATAGGCAAAAGACTGACACAATCCCAAATGGATGATGAAGTTATAAAGTCATCACAAAAGATTAGGACATCTGCTACATTCGGAGAAATCATAATATTAATAGTTTATATACCCATACTCGCCCTAGTAGGTATAGAGGGAAAGATGTTCAAACCTATGGCTCAAACTGTTATGCTGGCCATATCTGGTGCCTTAATCTTATCTCTGACATATGTTCCGATGATGGCCTCTGTATTTTTAAGTAAGGATATAAAAGACAAAAAAACTATAGCCGACAAAATAATGAACTTTTGCTATAGGATGTACACACCTGTACTGGATAAAGCCATGGAGTTTAAATCTCTATTTATTGGAGGGGTAGTGTTCTTATTTTTTATCAGTCTATTTGTTTTTAGTCGAATGGGCAGCGAATTTATACCGACCCTAGAAGAAGGAGATTTAGCCTTGCAACAGATTATACCTCCTGGGAGTTCGCTGTCTCAGAGTATAGATATCACTAAAAGAATACAAAAAAAACTATTAGAAGATATTCCAGAGATAAAAGAGATAGTTTCAAATATAGGATCGGCAGAAATACCAACAGATCCTATGCCAGTGGAGATTGCAGACTATATCATAATAATGCAAGAAGATTGGCTTAGCAATATTTCTAGAAAAGAGATGTTCGAAAAAATTGAAATGTCTATAAAAGATTTTCCAGGTGTGGATTATGAATTTTCACAACCCATACAATTGCGTTTTAATGAGTTAATGACAGGGACAAAAGCTGATATTGCCATAAAACTATTTGGCGATGATTTAGAGATACTTCACAAAAAAGCTTCAGAGGCCGAACAAATCATAAGTGCTATTGAAGGTGTAGGAACCGTAAATGTAGAGCAAACTATAGGAATGCCTCAGATTATAATCTCTTTCGACTACGAAAAAATGGCTCAGTATGGCCTTCATGTAAAAGATGTGAATAAGATTATCAGATCTTCTTTTGCTGGAGAAAAAGCTGGAGTAGTATATGAAGGGGAAAAGAAATTCGATATGGTCGTAAGGTTGGATAAAAACTACAGAGCTAATCTAGAGGATATAGATAATTTATTCATACCTCTAAAAAATGGCAGACAAGTGTCTCTGGGCAATATAGCTTCTGTGGACTTAATAGATGCTCCAATGCAAATCTCAAGGGAAAATACCAACAGACGTATTGTTATTGGAGTTAATGTTGGGAATACAGATATCCAAACTCTAGTAAACAAAATAAAGAGTGAATTAGATAAAAATATCTCTTTGCCAGTTGGTTATTATTTTAGATACGGAGGGCAATTTGAAAATCTAAGAGAAGCCAACGAACGTCTAGCTATAACTCTGCCTATAGCTTTAGGGTTGATATTGATTCTGTTATATCTCACATTCAATTCTATCTCTCAGGCCTTTTTGATATTTACTTCTATTCCGTTATCTGCTATCGGCGGGATATATGCCTTGTTGATAAGGGATTTACCTTTTAGCGTATCGGCAGGAATTGGCTTTATAGCTTTATTTGGGGTTTCTGTATTAAATGGAATAGTGCTAATAGGTTATTTCAATCAACTAAAAAGGGAAGGTGTAACAGATATAAATCAAAGAATATCAATAGGTACAAAGACACGTTTAAGGCCTGTACTTATGACAGCTATTGTAGCCTCTTTAGGTTTTCTTCCCATGGCTATATCCACTTCTGGAGGTGCAGAAGTACAACGTCCCTTAGCCACTGTTGTCATAGGGGGATTGATATCTGCTACATTCTTAACTCTAGTTGTTCTTCCAATATTGTATTTCTGGTTAGAGAATAGAAAAAAATCAAAAAATAATGTCACTTTTTTTAAAAATCCTCTATTGATCTTATTTCTGTTTTTAATGTGTGGTTTTCAAGTCAAATCACAAACTGTGGAAATTAGTCTAGATGATGCTGTAGACATGGCCGTGAAGAATCATCCGAGTATAGAAATTATCAACTTAGAAATAACTAAGACAGAATCCCTAAGTAATCTGAATTACAATCTGGGAACTACTGATATATCATATGAAGGAGATAATGTTTTTAATGAAAATGACCGACGAGCACATCAAATTAGCATAACACAGAATTTTCCAAATTTGGGGATAACTACAGCTCATAATACTTTACAGAGGGAAATCGCAGCTAAGAGTTTATACGAAAAAGAAATAACTGAAAATGAGTTAAAGCGAATGGTAAAAAAGTTATATATGAGTATTCAATATAAAAAAGGATTGAAAAAAATATATACAGATTTATCTAAGGTGTATGAAGATTATTTTAATAAATCAAAGTCAAAACTAAGTGCTGGGAATATAAATGCCATAGAAAAACTAATTATAGAATCAAAATTTAAAGAATATCTATTGATGACAAATCAAATAGATATAGAAATTTCTAGTCTAGAAGAAGAATTTAGATTTCTGTTAAATACAGAAGATCCAATAAGCACTAAAGGAGAACTAGATGTCTTAGAATACAATATTAAAGATACTGAATCGAGTGCCTTACTAAAACGTAGTAAACAAAATATTGCTGTTGAAACTGCAAGGGCAGACTTGCTAAAAAATAAACTATTGCCGAATTTAAGTATAGGGTACTCGGCTATAAATTCTAATGGTGTAGAGTGGTCTAATGGAATCAGATTGGGAATTAATATTCCAATATTCAACAATATTGAAAGGAGAAATATAGATGCCAAAATCACAGATATAGCCATAGCTAGTGAATTACACAATTTAAATGAAACATGTGTAAAAGAGGATATACTAAAAGCTCAAAGAGATATTATGATCTATAAAAAAGGAATAGAATTTTACGAAAAACAAATGAAGACCATAAACTCTGAAATAATCAAAATGAGCAATCTAAACTATGAGACAGGAAATATATCCTATATAGAACTCCTAAACTCTATAGATCTAGCAATTAGTAATAACTGTAAGTATCTCAAACAAATTCTCGAATACAATAATGCTGTGGCTGACTATCAATTTATAACTAATCAATAA
- a CDS encoding efflux RND transporter periplasmic adaptor subunit, which translates to MKYTNTIIRYTLIVLFFSCGEKESNKKHSHGHSEKSHSHDSHDHGDKDDHDSHVSLSRKQINTIELEFGYVSTVKVNDFIKATGTLGAPPKYDYHITSKAPGFLRIESKYVEGEYIKKGAIISYLENSSLITKQQEYLEVKSKLELKKMNLNRQRELVSANAGIIKELQKVQSEYDILETQYISLSKQLEYLGISTRDLTSKNITERIEITSPTNGYITGINMRNGMYTESNNYLMEIISSEHLHLELNVFEKDIQFVKVGQKISYNMPAMGNIKYLGEVSVIGKKFDNESRTVRVHGHLEGAQPVFLKDLFINAKIWLSDNTTEALPNESILKEDNQYFIYVAQDDSKSDEVEFKRINVIAGATENGFTAVKFLEEIPKDMKIVTKGAYYVFSESKKGSLAHEH; encoded by the coding sequence ATGAAATACACTAATACAATTATCAGATATACACTAATAGTACTATTTTTTTCTTGTGGTGAAAAAGAGTCTAATAAAAAACACTCACATGGTCATTCTGAAAAAAGTCATTCACATGATTCACATGATCATGGAGATAAAGATGATCACGATTCACATGTGTCTTTAAGTAGAAAACAAATAAACACGATTGAATTAGAATTCGGTTATGTCTCAACTGTGAAAGTCAATGATTTTATAAAAGCGACGGGGACCCTTGGAGCTCCTCCAAAATACGATTATCACATAACTTCAAAAGCTCCTGGTTTTTTAAGAATAGAAAGCAAATACGTAGAGGGAGAATACATAAAAAAAGGAGCGATAATTTCATATTTAGAAAATTCTAGTCTCATAACTAAACAACAAGAATATCTAGAGGTGAAATCTAAATTAGAACTAAAAAAAATGAATTTGAATAGACAAAGAGAATTAGTATCTGCTAATGCTGGAATAATCAAGGAGCTTCAAAAGGTGCAGTCCGAATATGATATTTTAGAAACACAATACATAAGCCTATCAAAACAATTGGAATATTTAGGTATTTCCACACGTGATTTAACCTCTAAAAATATAACTGAACGAATTGAGATAACATCACCTACTAATGGATATATAACTGGAATAAATATGCGCAATGGGATGTATACAGAATCAAATAATTATCTGATGGAGATAATATCTAGTGAACATCTACATTTAGAATTAAACGTTTTTGAAAAAGACATACAATTCGTAAAAGTTGGTCAAAAGATAAGTTATAACATGCCTGCCATGGGAAATATAAAATACCTTGGAGAGGTCAGTGTCATTGGTAAAAAATTTGATAACGAATCTAGGACGGTTCGCGTGCATGGACATTTAGAGGGCGCACAGCCAGTATTTCTAAAAGATTTATTTATAAATGCTAAGATATGGCTGAGCGATAATACTACAGAGGCTCTTCCAAATGAGTCTATCTTAAAAGAAGATAATCAATACTTTATCTACGTCGCCCAAGATGATTCTAAATCAGATGAAGTAGAATTTAAAAGGATAAATGTAATAGCTGGAGCTACCGAAAATGGATTTACAGCTGTGAAATTTTTAGAAGAAATCCCAAAAGACATGAAGATAGTAACAAAAGGAGCTTATTACGTTTTTTCTGAATCTAAAAAAGGAAGTCTAGCGCATGAACACTAA
- the carA gene encoding glutamine-hydrolyzing carbamoyl-phosphate synthase small subunit — translation MKYMFKDPSVLLLEDGTIFYGSAVGKKGTSYGELCFNTGMTGYQEIFTDPSYFGQLVVTTNAHIGNYGTCKSDIESDSIKIAGLICKNFSLSYSRSLANEDLLSYFSRQNKIVISDVDTRAVVRHIRDKGAMNSIISSEILEIDKLREILSEVPSMENLELVSKVSTKSPYFFGEDTNSNMKIAVLDLGLKKSILKNLSNRGCYIKVFPYDCSFEEISSWNPDGYVLSNGPGDPTPLRSVQKLAKTIIDRKLPLFGICLGHQIIALANDIPTYKMHKGHRGINHPVKNLLTQRGEITSQNHGFVVDKEAVKKHQEIDVTHIHLNDQTIAGMCIKDKNCFSVQYHPESGPGPHDSYYLFDQFIESVKQYKKTK, via the coding sequence ATGAAATATATGTTCAAAGACCCATCAGTATTGTTATTAGAAGATGGAACTATTTTTTACGGTAGCGCTGTGGGAAAGAAAGGCACATCCTATGGGGAGCTGTGTTTTAATACGGGCATGACTGGTTATCAAGAGATTTTTACAGATCCTTCTTATTTTGGTCAACTAGTAGTGACCACAAATGCTCATATAGGCAATTATGGCACATGCAAAAGCGATATAGAATCAGATAGCATAAAAATAGCTGGATTAATCTGCAAGAATTTCAGTCTGTCTTATTCCAGATCACTAGCCAATGAAGATTTGTTATCATACTTCTCAAGACAAAATAAAATTGTCATTTCCGATGTAGATACTAGGGCTGTAGTTAGACATATAAGGGATAAAGGAGCTATGAATTCTATCATCTCTTCTGAAATTTTGGAAATAGATAAATTGAGAGAAATATTATCGGAGGTTCCCAGTATGGAAAATCTAGAATTGGTCTCTAAAGTATCTACTAAAAGTCCTTATTTCTTTGGTGAAGACACCAATAGTAATATGAAAATAGCTGTATTAGATTTGGGATTAAAAAAGAGTATACTCAAGAATCTATCTAATAGAGGGTGTTATATAAAGGTGTTTCCATATGATTGTTCATTTGAAGAGATCAGCTCTTGGAATCCAGATGGCTATGTTCTCAGCAATGGCCCTGGAGATCCAACTCCATTAAGAAGTGTACAAAAACTAGCAAAAACAATTATAGATAGAAAACTGCCTCTTTTCGGCATTTGCTTAGGACACCAAATAATAGCTCTAGCAAATGACATACCGACTTATAAAATGCACAAAGGACATAGAGGCATAAATCACCCTGTGAAAAATCTCTTAACACAAAGAGGAGAGATAACTTCTCAAAATCACGGCTTTGTCGTAGATAAAGAAGCAGTAAAAAAACACCAAGAAATAGATGTGACCCATATACATCTCAATGATCAGACTATAGCTGGCATGTGTATAAAAGATAAAAATTGTTTTTCTGTGCAATATCATCCAGAATCAGGACCAGGTCCTCATGATTCGTATTATTTATTTGATCAATTTATAGAGAGTGTAAAACAGTATAAAAAAACTAAGTAA